Below is a genomic region from Candidatus Obscuribacterales bacterium.
TTTAATTCCAGATTTAAGAGGTGACCGATGAACTTTATTTCCGCTCTCATACTTGCAATGTTAGCGTCAGCAGTCATTTGTCTTTCCGGCTCTGCATGTCCGTGCAAGGACGTAAAAGAGCTTGCTGCCAAACCGATAAACACATCGGAAAATGTTTTGGACGGTCTGCGCTGGACACACACTCCTGAATACACCAAAGAATTCAATGAAGCAATTAAACAAGCTCGCGCTGCGTGTCTCAAGCACATAGGCAAACCCTACAGAGCAATAGTTGCTGACGTAGACGAAACGGTCTTGGATAATAGACCACACATGGAACAGAATCCTGTAATTGGCTGGAAGGGCTTTGAGCCGTGGGTGCAGCAAGCCAAAGCACCGACTCTTAGACCAACCGCAGAATTACTTGAGTGGGCTAGAAAAAACGGCTACGCCATATTTCTCGTAACCGGTCGCTATGAAAGCACCCGTAAAGCAACCATTGAAAATCTAGTCAAAGATGGCATTGCGTATGACG
It encodes:
- a CDS encoding HAD family acid phosphatase, with translation MNFISALILAMLASAVICLSGSACPCKDVKELAAKPINTSENVLDGLRWTHTPEYTKEFNEAIKQARAACLKHIGKPYRAIVADVDETVLDNRPHMEQNPVIGWKGFEPWVQQAKAPTLRPTAELLEWARKNGYAIFLVTGRYESTRKATIENLVKDGIAYDGLFMRQDGNHVPAEEFKSAYRKAIEDMGFTIVLNIGDQVSDLLGGYSEECIKLPNKMYFIN